A genomic region of Anopheles coustani chromosome 3, idAnoCousDA_361_x.2, whole genome shotgun sequence contains the following coding sequences:
- the LOC131260810 gene encoding NADH dehydrogenase [ubiquinone] 1 alpha subcomplex subunit 10, mitochondrial, translating into MSGVFRIGVRLVQGSPVPKPFLVAARNISGKTLRGSKLSKPKPFPYLEKQYTAFNACLDVLTKNTTSRFDENTKVVVVDGPIAAGKSAFAKELATELEMKYFPEVTMDNYYINSYGYDMRKLDPLLPATMQSVDVAKFLQDPTNRNVATFQVRMLVERFSQYIDALAHLFSTGEGVVLDRSVYSDFVFLEAMFRNGYISKGARSVYYDLVKNTFCDLMKPHLVIYLDVPVNVVKDRIKKRANPAEVGSKALTDQYLKDIETIYKQQYLKEISTHAELLIYDWSDYGETEVVVEDIERIDFDRFDKDDPKMRDWVLENEEDWTEARCRYMNKPDLMNSLNVPRFDVPELTVSPDDFKAWYDVWYSAPGMKYRKGYNEDCGDTGILTKMQSDFRNTL; encoded by the exons ATGTCGGGTGTGTTCCGCATCGGTGTACGCCTGGTGCAAGGTTCACCGGTTCCCAAGCCGTTCCTTGTGGCCGCGCGTAACATTTCCGGCAAAACGTTGCGTGGTTCCAAGCTGAGCAAACCGAAACCGTTCCCGTACCTGGAGAAACAGTACACTGCTTTCAATGCGTGCTTGGACGTGCTGACCAAGAATACGACCAGTCGGTTCGATGAAAATACCAAG GTCGTCGTTGTCGATGGACCGATTGCGGCGGGAAAGTCCGCTTTCGCGAAAGAATTAGCGACCGAGTTGGAAATGAAATACTTTCCCGAGGTAACGATGGACAATTACTACATCAACTCCTACGGTTACGATATGCGCAAGCTCGATCCCTTGCTGCCGGCGACGATGCAGAGCGTCGATGTGGCAAAGTTCCTGCAAGATCCGACCAACCGTAATGTGGCCACCTTCCAGGTGCGCATGCTGGTTGAGCGTTTCTCGCAGTACATCGATGCGTTGGCGCATCTGTTCAGCACCGGCGAGGGTGTCGTGCTGGACCGTAGCGTCTACTCCGACTTTGTGTTCCTGGAGGCAATGTTCCGCAACGGGTACATCTCGAAGGGAGCCCGCTCAGTGTACTACGATCTAGTGAAGAACACCTTCTGCGACCTTATGAAGCCGCACCTCGTGATCTACCTGGACGTGCCGGTGAACGTCGTGAAGGATCGCATAAAGAAGCGTGCGAACCCGGCCGAGGTTGGCTCGAAGGCCCTTACGGATCAGTACCTGAAGGACATCGAAACCATCTACAAGCAGCAGTATCTGAAGGAAATTAGCACACATGCGGAACTGCTCATCTACGACTGGTCGGACTACGGCGAGACCGAGGTCGTCGTGGAGGACATTGAGCGTATCGATTTTGATCGCTTCGACAAGGACGACCCGAAGATGCGCGACTGGGTGCTGGAGAACGAGGAAGACTGGACCGAGGCCCGCTGCCGGTACATGAACAAGCCGGACCTGATGAACTCGCTGAACGTTCCCCGATTCGACGTCCCGGAGCTGACCGTATCGCCGGACGATTTCAAGGCGTGGTACGACGTCTGGTACTCGGCACCGGGCATGAAATATCGCAAGGGCTACAACGAGGATTGTGGCGACACGGGAATTCTGACCAAGATGCAGTCGGACTTCCGCAATACCCTGTAA